Proteins from a genomic interval of Candidatus Flexicrinis proximus:
- a CDS encoding branched-chain amino acid ABC transporter substrate-binding protein — MVRNISRKALVLLALLALVALPAMAQDGDLIVVEAGDPVELGVAAVISGEGLAPLGEDIVRGVELALLARPTVTIGDVEFEVAIDVQDDLCSPEGGQAIANYYVSNPQIIGTVGPTCSGACRAAGPVFDQAGYIMISASCTNPALAADFTSFNRVTPNDDQQGVEVAIFIYDYLGLTSIATIHDGSPYGEGLVTNVIAAFEELGGEVVASDAVTVGDTDFRSTLDAIAAGEPELIFFGGFTAEAARLAEQRADAGLGEVAFMTADGAFTPELMNLGGEAVEGVYVSTPAPAASEALAEFIALYEEVYGLAPTGSYHSYAFDATNIYLDALEAVGTVNADGALEISRAALAEFVAAFGAEEPVTGLSGILSCNGDGECAQGGIGFFQVQDGEFVRLETMAEAME; from the coding sequence ATGGTACGCAATATCTCTCGCAAGGCACTCGTCCTACTGGCACTGCTCGCACTGGTGGCCCTGCCCGCAATGGCGCAGGATGGCGATCTGATCGTCGTGGAAGCTGGCGATCCGGTTGAACTCGGTGTTGCAGCCGTTATCAGCGGCGAAGGTTTGGCCCCGCTCGGTGAAGACATTGTCCGCGGCGTCGAGCTGGCCTTGCTGGCCCGCCCGACGGTCACCATTGGCGACGTGGAATTCGAAGTTGCGATCGACGTGCAGGACGACCTGTGCTCGCCGGAAGGCGGTCAGGCGATCGCCAACTACTACGTGTCGAACCCACAGATCATCGGCACGGTCGGCCCGACGTGTTCGGGTGCCTGCCGCGCGGCGGGTCCGGTGTTCGATCAGGCTGGTTACATCATGATTTCGGCGAGCTGCACGAACCCTGCCCTTGCGGCGGATTTCACCAGCTTCAACCGCGTCACCCCGAATGACGACCAGCAGGGCGTCGAAGTGGCGATCTTCATTTACGACTACCTCGGCCTGACGTCGATCGCGACGATCCATGACGGCAGCCCGTACGGCGAAGGTCTGGTGACGAATGTCATTGCGGCGTTCGAAGAGCTGGGCGGCGAAGTTGTGGCATCGGATGCCGTGACCGTTGGCGATACCGACTTCCGCAGCACGCTCGACGCGATCGCGGCGGGCGAACCGGAACTGATCTTCTTTGGCGGATTCACGGCTGAAGCAGCCCGTCTGGCCGAGCAGCGCGCAGATGCCGGCCTCGGCGAAGTTGCGTTCATGACCGCGGACGGCGCCTTCACGCCTGAGCTGATGAACCTCGGCGGCGAAGCAGTCGAAGGCGTGTACGTCTCGACCCCGGCACCGGCGGCCAGCGAAGCGCTTGCCGAATTCATTGCGCTGTACGAAGAAGTTTACGGCCTCGCGCCGACGGGCTCGTACCACAGCTATGCCTTCGATGCGACGAACATTTACCTCGACGCGCTTGAGGCAGTCGGCACGGTCAACGCAGACGGCGCGCTGGAAATCAGCCGCGCGGCGCTGGCCGAGTTTGTGGCCGCATTCGGTGCCGAAGAACCGGTCACCGGTCTGTCGGGCATCCTGAGCTGCAATGGCGACGGCGAATGCGCACAGGGCGGTATCGGCTTCTTCCAGGTTCAGGACGGCGAGTTTGTCCGTCTCGAAACCATGGCCGAGGCGATGGAATAG
- a CDS encoding branched-chain amino acid ABC transporter permease yields the protein MLKSLPIPSRLRLSNDPIQAFLYLVGGALLVFLAFIAIRNVFTGQYRPDDFLQGLVLGLAQGSIYALIALGYTLVYGVLQMINFAHSEVFMSGAYIAFFSINAFDEAGWLDQSEPGRVGLTIIALIVTLAVGMLTSMIVALLLERIAYRPLRKAPRLVPLITAIGASIGLQQIFLQLFGGAPRNYPVTYLCFGGVVQDRSCSGPIDVLQGRYTFEVFGGDVTVRPLYFVVFFVALILMTSLWFFVQRTKMGKAMRAVSEDKNTAALMGINVDRVIVMTFVLGALMAGAAAVLFALYNRQISPFTGFQPGIKAFTAAVLGGIGNIPGAMAGGILLGIVESAAPGMLGLPTQLEDVVAFSVLVLILIFRPTGIFGEVLSKKKA from the coding sequence ATGCTGAAATCCCTCCCAATACCCAGCCGACTGCGTTTGAGTAACGACCCGATACAGGCGTTTCTGTATCTGGTCGGCGGAGCGCTGCTGGTATTTCTGGCGTTCATCGCCATACGCAACGTATTCACGGGCCAGTACCGACCCGACGATTTTCTGCAGGGGCTGGTACTCGGACTCGCGCAAGGCAGCATCTACGCGCTGATCGCACTGGGATATACGCTGGTCTACGGCGTGCTGCAGATGATCAACTTCGCCCATTCCGAAGTGTTCATGAGCGGCGCGTACATCGCGTTTTTCTCGATCAACGCCTTCGACGAGGCGGGCTGGCTCGATCAGTCGGAACCCGGACGGGTCGGCTTGACGATCATCGCGCTGATCGTGACGCTGGCTGTCGGTATGCTGACCTCGATGATCGTCGCGCTGCTGCTGGAACGGATTGCCTACCGACCGCTGCGGAAAGCGCCGAGACTGGTCCCGCTGATCACGGCGATCGGGGCCAGTATCGGGCTTCAGCAGATCTTCCTGCAACTGTTCGGCGGAGCGCCGCGCAATTATCCGGTGACGTACCTGTGCTTCGGGGGCGTGGTCCAGGATCGCAGCTGTTCAGGCCCGATCGACGTGCTGCAGGGGCGGTATACGTTCGAGGTTTTCGGCGGCGACGTGACGGTGCGTCCGCTGTATTTCGTGGTGTTCTTCGTCGCGCTAATCCTGATGACGAGCCTGTGGTTCTTTGTGCAGCGCACGAAGATGGGCAAGGCGATGCGCGCCGTATCGGAAGACAAGAACACGGCGGCGCTGATGGGCATCAACGTCGACCGAGTGATCGTGATGACGTTTGTGCTGGGGGCGCTGATGGCGGGGGCGGCGGCGGTGCTGTTCGCGCTGTATAACCGGCAGATTTCACCCTTTACAGGTTTCCAGCCGGGGATCAAAGCATTTACGGCAGCCGTGCTGGGGGGTATCGGCAACATACCGGGAGCGATGGCGGGCGGTATCCTGCTGGGGATCGTCGAGTCGGCGGCGCCGGGAATGCTTGGGCTGCCCACGCAACTCGAAGACGTTGTGGCGTTCAGCGTGCTAGTCCTGATCCTGATCTTCCGACCCACCGGCATTTTCGGTGAGGTCCTGAGCAAAAAGAAGGCGTAG
- a CDS encoding WD40 repeat domain-containing protein, with protein MAAILTAKSPAAFAQTTGWQQLERCAGLPSAAPLEPFDGLLVTVDTDATRVYRAAVATTYVLSFAGGNFLDAGAISPDGRYYAVPNGVITTVSNSDVRYVVQEIRIVTTETVPRIVKRLPWRASFPVGTRFTSSGDIPRIRWLDNAVIQFVDGTISEGQHAVQVDVFSDTAPIEALEIPAISVSPDNTLALAIVDGGISLISLSNGEALIALPDVLFPSAQVAWSPDSARFVIAQLRDGNVALGLFTRDGAALDTVVTLAPEQVLWNLRWSPDGSRIAFSAFDPQSLENRLVVVDVEARTVTDTCLPIVADVDGAALSELAGSPDGTRLAYITTQGASRGQIQVYSVNDSSRYNLIPAAGRLLGWYP; from the coding sequence TTGGCCGCAATCCTTACCGCGAAAAGCCCGGCGGCCTTCGCTCAGACCACCGGTTGGCAGCAGCTTGAACGCTGCGCGGGCCTGCCATCCGCCGCGCCGCTCGAACCGTTCGATGGTCTGCTGGTGACGGTCGATACCGATGCAACCCGCGTCTACCGCGCCGCCGTTGCGACCACCTACGTGCTCTCGTTTGCGGGCGGCAATTTCCTGGACGCCGGCGCAATTTCTCCCGATGGCCGCTATTACGCGGTGCCCAACGGCGTGATCACCACCGTCTCGAACAGCGACGTTCGTTATGTGGTGCAGGAAATCCGTATCGTCACTACCGAAACCGTCCCGCGCATCGTCAAACGCCTGCCGTGGCGGGCCTCTTTTCCTGTCGGCACCCGTTTTACCTCCAGCGGAGACATCCCGCGCATTCGCTGGCTCGACAATGCGGTCATTCAGTTCGTCGATGGCACCATCAGCGAAGGCCAGCACGCGGTGCAGGTCGATGTGTTCTCAGACACAGCGCCGATTGAGGCATTGGAGATTCCCGCTATCTCCGTGTCCCCGGACAATACGCTGGCGCTCGCCATTGTCGATGGGGGGATCTCCCTGATCTCCCTGTCGAATGGCGAGGCGCTCATAGCGCTGCCGGACGTTTTGTTCCCCTCTGCGCAGGTCGCCTGGTCGCCTGACAGCGCTCGATTTGTGATCGCCCAGCTGCGCGACGGTAACGTTGCCCTCGGCCTGTTCACGCGCGACGGTGCTGCGCTGGATACAGTCGTCACGCTCGCGCCTGAACAGGTCCTCTGGAACCTGCGCTGGTCACCGGATGGCAGCCGCATCGCATTTTCCGCCTTCGACCCGCAGTCGCTTGAAAACCGTTTGGTTGTGGTGGATGTTGAGGCGCGGACGGTCACCGATACCTGTTTGCCCATCGTGGCAGACGTCGACGGCGCAGCGCTTTCCGAGTTGGCGGGGTCGCCTGACGGGACGCGTCTGGCTTACATCACCACTCAGGGTGCATCGCGCGGTCAGATTCAGGTATATAGCGTCAATGACTCGTCGCGCTATAACCTGATCCCTGCGGCAGGCCGTTTACTCGGCTGGTATCCGTAA